One window of Brevibacillus choshinensis genomic DNA carries:
- the pdxR gene encoding MocR-like pyridoxine biosynthesis transcription factor PdxR yields the protein MGRNPIYTRVYNQLKYQILSGELPIGSHLPPERKLATRLGVSRNTVVRAYAELESEGFIAGRMGSGRRVEALPPAPLLTRVNWNSQSSYNHLASSPSHMAELLSITDAYPDTINFAHGDGGKHTLSSSCFPDYVKAAAEKVQSYFFTAVHGLPLLREQLVEWMGMEQISSPEQVCVTSGSQEGLYLITSILAKPGDCIVTEMPTYFGSLQLFASLGIQIIPVPLDQDGMRMDVLEGILARSHPRFIYTVPTFHNPTGRTLSFVRRKQLLALSERYGIPIVEDDAYRHLHLDAEPPSPLNSMDQSGHVIYLNTFSKILFPGLRTGWIAGNQQFIQLITRLKELSISTNTLGQIALASFLKNGELAPHLATARNLYREQAQLMESQLAPLRSLGIQYEKAAGGLYFWIALPEELNPRELMHTCMKSGVSFTCGDMFLVREAEQPYIRLCYTHEGAERIEQGMSILTHVLRKQKEAFS from the coding sequence ATGGGAAGAAATCCAATCTATACCCGAGTCTACAATCAACTCAAATACCAAATTTTAAGTGGGGAACTCCCAATTGGCTCCCATTTACCGCCAGAACGAAAGCTGGCCACCCGGCTAGGAGTGAGTCGCAATACCGTCGTGCGAGCCTATGCCGAACTGGAGTCAGAGGGGTTTATCGCGGGACGTATGGGCAGCGGCAGAAGGGTCGAAGCCTTGCCTCCTGCTCCGCTCCTGACGAGGGTAAACTGGAACAGTCAATCCAGCTACAACCACCTTGCCTCTTCCCCCTCCCATATGGCTGAGCTCCTGTCGATCACAGACGCGTATCCCGATACGATCAATTTTGCTCACGGGGATGGCGGCAAGCACACGTTGTCCTCCTCCTGTTTTCCTGACTACGTCAAGGCAGCGGCTGAGAAGGTACAGTCCTATTTTTTTACCGCCGTGCACGGTTTGCCACTCCTGCGCGAACAACTCGTCGAATGGATGGGCATGGAACAAATCTCCTCGCCCGAGCAAGTCTGCGTCACCAGCGGATCGCAGGAAGGGCTTTATTTGATCACCAGCATTTTGGCCAAACCAGGAGACTGCATCGTGACGGAAATGCCCACGTACTTTGGCTCCCTCCAGCTTTTCGCATCATTGGGCATACAGATCATCCCTGTTCCTCTCGACCAAGACGGAATGCGAATGGATGTGCTAGAAGGGATTCTCGCTCGCTCCCACCCACGCTTTATTTACACGGTCCCTACTTTTCACAATCCGACGGGACGTACCCTATCTTTTGTCCGTCGCAAACAGCTGTTGGCCTTGAGTGAACGCTACGGCATTCCCATTGTAGAGGACGACGCATACCGGCACCTGCACCTCGATGCCGAACCCCCTTCTCCATTGAATTCCATGGATCAATCCGGCCATGTCATTTACCTCAATACGTTTTCCAAAATACTCTTTCCCGGGCTTCGAACGGGCTGGATCGCGGGGAATCAACAGTTTATTCAATTAATTACCCGTCTAAAGGAATTATCGATCTCGACAAACACACTCGGGCAGATCGCATTGGCTTCGTTTTTGAAAAACGGTGAGCTAGCCCCTCACCTGGCCACTGCCCGAAATCTGTACCGAGAGCAAGCTCAGCTCATGGAATCACAGCTAGCGCCGCTTCGTTCGCTGGGAATCCAGTATGAAAAGGCAGCGGGTGGACTTTATTTCTGGATCGCACTGCCAGAAGAGCTGAACCCTCGGGAACTCATGCATACCTGCATGAAGTCTGGTGTTTCCTTTACGTGCGGGGACATGTTTCTCGTTCGGGAAGCGGAACAGCCGTACATTCGCCTCTGTTATACCCACGAAGGGGCTGAGCGTATCGAGCAAGGCATGTCCATTTTGACGCACGTCCTGCGCAAACAAAAGGAGGCATTTTC
- a CDS encoding TerC family protein: MFDSAFISSLLVIITINIVLSGDNAVVIAIACRKLAPAQRKKAILWGTFLAVIVRVIATVLAVYLLKIPFLYLVGGVVLLWISYNLLREEDEDNQIKSSEDMVQAVKTIVVADVMMGLDNVLAIAGAANGNIVLIVLGLIISVPLMVFGSQLILKAMERFSWLVYLGSAVLAWAAVNMITNEEVIADWLSQWTGLEAVIKIVIVALVLLLGYWQRSHHDQAHAE; this comes from the coding sequence TTGTTTGATTCGGCTTTTATCTCATCCTTGTTGGTCATTATTACCATCAACATCGTATTGAGTGGGGATAATGCCGTAGTAATTGCGATCGCTTGCCGCAAGCTGGCACCTGCACAACGTAAGAAAGCGATCCTCTGGGGAACCTTCCTGGCGGTGATCGTACGTGTGATCGCAACAGTTCTGGCAGTTTATTTGTTGAAAATCCCGTTCCTTTACTTGGTAGGTGGCGTCGTCTTGCTCTGGATCAGCTACAATTTGCTACGCGAAGAGGATGAAGACAACCAGATTAAATCCAGTGAAGATATGGTACAGGCTGTCAAAACTATCGTGGTGGCGGATGTCATGATGGGCTTGGACAACGTCTTGGCAATTGCAGGGGCAGCGAATGGCAATATTGTGTTGATCGTCTTGGGTCTTATCATCAGTGTTCCGCTCATGGTCTTTGGCAGTCAGCTCATCCTCAAAGCGATGGAGCGTTTTTCGTGGCTCGTCTACTTGGGGTCTGCCGTCTTGGCATGGGCAGCTGTCAACATGATTACCAACGAAGAGGTGATCGCTGACTGGCTTTCGCAGTGGACAGGACTCGAAGCTGTCATCAAGATCGTCATCGTGGCACTCGTACTCCTCCTTGGTTATTGGCAGCGAAGTCATCACGACCAAGCTCATGCAGAGTAA
- a CDS encoding HD-GYP domain-containing protein, translated as MRKLHISSVKPGDVVAKSVFLENGNVLLGLGVELTSRYIDRLVQLGIDTLYIQDKHTEDIIPEEAIRDETRKDAVDAVYKTMTTLMDQPLVKRRTSLPDFGSTFQKVFREIITDLSSRRDVLVNLSHLHVLDGYFFHHAVNVAVLAGVVGLAKGYNQQQLMELGIGALLFDIGMTQVPKELWSRKTELSAEERKRVQYHTEDGFNILRSQYNISVVSAHCALQHHERYDGSGYPRQLSDMNIHEYARIVAIADVYDALISPRPFRNSYTPSDATEFLFATGNSYFDLDLLKVFLQHVAIYPIASTVQLNTGQVGVVSHVNSLAVNRPTIRILQDPDGSAIASPYEINLYEKDYMSVTIVKTL; from the coding sequence GTGAGAAAATTGCATATTTCCTCGGTTAAGCCGGGCGATGTAGTAGCAAAAAGTGTATTCCTGGAAAATGGGAATGTTCTACTGGGTCTAGGAGTAGAACTGACTTCGCGCTATATCGATCGGCTTGTTCAATTGGGTATCGACACGCTCTACATTCAAGACAAGCATACCGAAGATATCATCCCGGAAGAAGCCATTCGTGATGAGACCCGAAAAGACGCCGTTGATGCGGTCTACAAAACGATGACGACCTTGATGGACCAGCCACTGGTGAAGCGGCGTACATCTTTACCTGACTTTGGGTCCACTTTTCAAAAGGTGTTCCGGGAAATCATCACAGACCTGAGCAGTCGACGGGATGTATTGGTCAACCTCTCCCATCTTCATGTTTTGGACGGCTACTTTTTTCACCACGCCGTGAATGTGGCGGTGCTGGCGGGAGTTGTCGGTCTGGCCAAAGGGTACAACCAGCAGCAGTTGATGGAGCTCGGAATCGGCGCCCTGTTATTTGATATCGGAATGACACAAGTCCCCAAGGAGCTGTGGAGCAGAAAGACAGAGCTGAGTGCCGAAGAACGCAAAAGGGTTCAATATCATACGGAAGACGGCTTCAATATTTTGCGAAGTCAGTACAATATCTCTGTCGTCTCTGCCCACTGTGCTCTGCAGCATCATGAACGGTACGATGGCTCCGGATATCCACGACAGCTCTCAGACATGAACATTCACGAGTATGCGCGCATCGTAGCGATCGCCGACGTTTATGACGCTCTGATCTCGCCACGCCCTTTCCGCAACAGCTACACACCAAGCGATGCAACCGAGTTTTTGTTTGCAACAGGCAATTCCTATTTTGATCTGGACCTTTTGAAGGTGTTTTTGCAGCACGTCGCGATTTACCCCATCGCCTCAACCGTCCAGCTGAACACAGGACAAGTCGGTGTCGTCTCACATGTAAACTCGTTGGCTGTGAATCGACCGACGATTCGCATCCTGCAAGATCCCGATGGTTCTGCCATCGCCTCTCCCTACGAGATCAACTTGTACGAGAAGGATTATATGAGCGTGACAATCGTAAAAACGCTGTAA
- a CDS encoding MerR family transcriptional regulator: MDVQVWMASKEVADRLDVHVRTLRNWLDLFVPAHERLKNPQGHYLISENGFTLLKEVKERKDSGNSSLREIQRQLIDEGRIPEEMLLSEELSSSEETAITLATSNKLDPGMREMERSVQNALIQFQNELTQLTSLNHMQSTILQKITDIEEMQESLRLEIRRVTFEMDLMQQRLTRRKERYARHEPRWSLNPFRWFTRSDRAAEH; this comes from the coding sequence ATGGATGTACAAGTTTGGATGGCTTCGAAAGAGGTAGCTGATCGCCTTGACGTGCACGTTCGTACACTGCGTAACTGGCTGGACTTGTTCGTACCTGCGCATGAGCGACTGAAAAATCCGCAGGGTCACTATTTGATCAGCGAAAACGGCTTTACTCTACTGAAAGAAGTAAAAGAACGAAAAGATAGTGGCAACAGCTCTCTGCGCGAAATTCAACGTCAGCTCATTGATGAAGGTCGAATTCCAGAAGAAATGCTCTTGTCGGAGGAGCTGTCCTCCTCTGAAGAAACGGCGATCACTCTGGCAACCTCCAACAAGCTGGATCCGGGAATGCGTGAAATGGAGCGAAGTGTACAGAATGCACTGATCCAGTTTCAAAATGAACTTACCCAATTGACTTCACTCAACCACATGCAGTCGACCATCCTGCAAAAAATTACGGACATCGAAGAGATGCAGGAATCTCTGCGCTTGGAAATCCGTCGCGTCACATTTGAAATGGATCTGATGCAGCAGCGTCTGACCCGACGCAAGGAACGATATGCTCGCCATGAGCCTCGCTGGTCGCTGAATCCTTTCCGTTGGTTTACTCGTTCCGACCGGGCTGCAGAACATTAA
- a CDS encoding ZIP family metal transporter — MPPVFWIVLLSAAAASSIGGLLLCWRAWSEEALFAMISAGAGLLLAITMLDLLPHVLEGENHHMMPFVLVGFAVLFAIEMIGKAGGELGSTSVIGVLTGFLLHAFVEGVSLTASLRMDTEVGVSVLLALLLHKIPDGVTVASLLLAATRSRRKAFWGATSLGIATIVGACSMGVVEKIFPPAWSPVMLAITTGIFLYVSASHLVPYIQHARKAQLGVYFFGAILAYMMLTAYLSGNHTHA; from the coding sequence ATGCCACCTGTCTTCTGGATTGTCTTGTTGTCTGCCGCCGCTGCCAGTAGTATCGGCGGACTTTTATTATGTTGGCGCGCCTGGTCCGAGGAAGCCTTGTTTGCCATGATCAGTGCGGGAGCCGGGCTTTTGCTGGCCATCACCATGCTTGACTTGCTACCGCACGTCCTCGAAGGGGAAAATCACCACATGATGCCCTTTGTTCTGGTCGGATTTGCGGTGCTGTTTGCTATCGAAATGATTGGGAAGGCAGGAGGCGAGCTGGGATCGACAAGCGTCATCGGAGTGTTGACAGGATTTTTACTGCACGCTTTTGTCGAAGGTGTCTCTCTGACCGCGAGCCTGCGAATGGATACAGAAGTAGGCGTATCGGTTTTGCTGGCGCTGCTGCTCCACAAGATTCCGGATGGGGTAACAGTCGCATCCTTGCTTCTCGCGGCTACACGTTCACGACGAAAAGCGTTCTGGGGGGCTACCTCCCTCGGGATTGCTACGATTGTAGGTGCCTGCAGCATGGGAGTGGTCGAGAAGATTTTCCCGCCGGCTTGGTCTCCGGTGATGCTCGCAATTACGACAGGGATCTTTTTGTACGTCTCGGCGAGCCACCTCGTCCCCTATATTCAACATGCGAGGAAAGCCCAGCTAGGGGTGTACTTCTTTGGGGCAATCCTTGCTTATATGATGCTGACAGCGTATTTATCCGGAAATCATACACATGCATAA